A portion of the Pan troglodytes isolate AG18354 chromosome 10, NHGRI_mPanTro3-v2.0_pri, whole genome shotgun sequence genome contains these proteins:
- the KRT85 gene encoding keratin, type II cuticular Hb1 (The RefSeq protein has 1 substitution compared to this genomic sequence) — MSCRSYRISSGCGVTRNFSSCSAVAPKTGNRCCISAAPYRGVSCYRGLTGFGSRSLCNLGSCGPRIAVGGFRAGSCGRSFGYRSGGVCGPSPPCITTVSVNESLLTPLNLEIDPNAQCVKQEEKEQIKSLNSRFAAFIDKVRFLEQQNKLLETKWQFYQNQRCCESNLEPLFSGYIETLRREAECVEADSGRLASELNHVQEVLEGYKKKYEEEVALRATAENEFVVLKKDVDCAYLRKSDLEANVEALVEESNFLRRLYEEEIRVLQAHISDTSVIVKMDNSRDLNMDCIVAEIKAQYDDVASRSRAEAESWYRSKCEEMKATVIRHGETPRRTKEEINELNRMIQRLTAEIENAKCQRAKLEAAVAEAEQQGEAALSDARCKLAELEGALQKAKQDMACLLKEYQEVMNSKLGLDIEIATYRRLLEGEEHRLCEGVGSVNVCVSSSRGGVSCGGLSYSTTPGRQITSGPSAIGGSITVVAPDSCAPCQPRSSSFSCGSSRSVRFA, encoded by the exons ATGTCGTGCCGCTCCTACAGGATCAGCTCAGGATGCGGGGTCACCAGGAACTTCAGCTCCTGCTCAGCTGTGGCCCCCAAAACTGGCAACCGCTGCTGCATCAGCGCCGCCCCCTACCGAGGGGTGTCCTGCTACCGAGGGCTGACGGGCTTCGGCAGCCGCAGCCTCTGCAACCTGGGCTCCTGTGGGCCCCGGATAGCTGTAGGTGGCTTCCGAGCCGGCTCCTGCGGACGCAGCTTCGGCTACCGCTCCGGGGGCGTGTGCGGACCCAGCCCCCCATGCATCACTACCGTGTCGGTCAACGAGAGCCTCCTCACGCCCCTCAACCTGGAGATCGACCCCAACGCACAGTGCGTgaagcaggaggagaaggagcagatcAAGTCCCTCAACAGCAGGTTCGCGGCCTTCATCGACAAG GTGCGCTTCCTGGAGCAGCAGAACAAGCTGCTAGAGACCAAGTGGCAGTTCTACCAGAACCAGCGCTGCTGCGAGAGCAACCTGGAGCCACTGTTCAGTGGCTACATCGAGACTCTGCGGCGGGAGGCCGAGTGCGTGGAGGCTGACAGCGGGAGGCTGGCCTCAGAGCTCAACCATGTGCAGGAGGTGCTGGAGGGCTACAAGAAGAA GTATGAAGAGGAGGTGGCCCTGAGAGCCACAGCAGAGAATGAGTTTGTCGTTCTAAAGAAG GACGTGGACTGTGCCTACCTGCGGAAATCAGACCTGGAGGCCAACGTGGAGGCCCTGGTGGAGGAGTCTAACTTCCTGAGGCGCCTCTATGAAGAG GAGATCCGCGTTCTCCAAGCCCACATCTCAGACACCTCGGTCATAGTCAAGATGGACAACAGCCGAGACCTGAACATGGACTGCATCGTCGCTGAGATCAAGGCTCAGTATGACGATGTTGCCAGCCGCAGCCGGGCCGAGGCTGAGTCCTGGTACCGTAGCAAG TGTGAGGAGATGAAGGCCACAGTGATCAGGCATGGGGAGACCCTGCGCCGCACCAAGGAGGAGATCAACGAGCTGAACCGCATGATCCAGAGGCTGACGGCCGAGATTGAGAATGCCAAGTGCCAG CGTGCCAAGCTGGAGGCTGCTGTGGCCGAGGCAGAGCAGCAGGGTGAGGCGGCCCTCAGCGATGCCCGCTGCAAGCTGGCTGAGCTGGAGGGCGCCCTGCAGAAGGCCAAGCAGGACATGGCCTGCCTGCTCAAGGAGTACCAGGAGGTGATGAACTCCAAGCTGGGCCTGGACATCGAGATCGCCACCTACAGGCGCCTGCTGGAGGGCGAGGAACACAG GCTGTGTGAAGGTGTGGGCTCTGTGAATGTCT GTGTCAGCAGCTCCCGTGGTGGAGTCTCCTGTGGGGGCCTCTCCTACAGCACCACCCCAGGGCGCCAGATCACTTCTGGCCCCTCAGCCATAGGCGGCAGCATCACGGTGGTGGCCCCTGACTCCTGTGCCCCCTGCCAGCCTCGTTCCTCCAGCTTCAGCTGCGGGAGTAGCCGGTCGGTCCGCTTTGCCTAG
- the KRT85 gene encoding keratin, type II cuticular Hb1 isoform X1, protein MVFKVQFLSSSPSLSHTQDVDCAYLRKSDLEANVEALVEESNFLRRLYEEEIRVLQAHISDTSVIVKMDNSRDLNMDCIVAEIKAQYDDVASRSRAEAESWYRSKCEEMKATVIRHGETLRRTKEEINELNRMIQRLTAEIENAKCQRAKLEAAVAEAEQQGEAALSDARCKLAELEGALQKAKQDMACLLKEYQEVMNSKLGLDIEIATYRRLLEGEEHRLCEGVGSVNVCVSSSRGGVSCGGLSYSTTPGRQITSGPSAIGGSITVVAPDSCAPCQPRSSSFSCGSSRSVRFA, encoded by the exons ATGGTATTCAAGGTCCAGTTTCTCAGCTCCAGCCCTTCTCTCTCCCACACCCAG GACGTGGACTGTGCCTACCTGCGGAAATCAGACCTGGAGGCCAACGTGGAGGCCCTGGTGGAGGAGTCTAACTTCCTGAGGCGCCTCTATGAAGAG GAGATCCGCGTTCTCCAAGCCCACATCTCAGACACCTCGGTCATAGTCAAGATGGACAACAGCCGAGACCTGAACATGGACTGCATCGTCGCTGAGATCAAGGCTCAGTATGACGATGTTGCCAGCCGCAGCCGGGCCGAGGCTGAGTCCTGGTACCGTAGCAAG TGTGAGGAGATGAAGGCCACAGTGATCAGGCATGGGGAGACCCTGCGCCGCACCAAGGAGGAGATCAACGAGCTGAACCGCATGATCCAGAGGCTGACGGCCGAGATTGAGAATGCCAAGTGCCAG CGTGCCAAGCTGGAGGCTGCTGTGGCCGAGGCAGAGCAGCAGGGTGAGGCGGCCCTCAGCGATGCCCGCTGCAAGCTGGCTGAGCTGGAGGGCGCCCTGCAGAAGGCCAAGCAGGACATGGCCTGCCTGCTCAAGGAGTACCAGGAGGTGATGAACTCCAAGCTGGGCCTGGACATCGAGATCGCCACCTACAGGCGCCTGCTGGAGGGCGAGGAACACAG GCTGTGTGAAGGTGTGGGCTCTGTGAATGTCT GTGTCAGCAGCTCCCGTGGTGGAGTCTCCTGTGGGGGCCTCTCCTACAGCACCACCCCAGGGCGCCAGATCACTTCTGGCCCCTCAGCCATAGGCGGCAGCATCACGGTGGTGGCCCCTGACTCCTGTGCCCCCTGCCAGCCTCGTTCCTCCAGCTTCAGCTGCGGGAGTAGCCGGTCGGTCCGCTTTGCCTAG